In Haliscomenobacter hydrossis DSM 1100, the DNA window TGACCATGTTGCCTTGCTATTTGTACGTGTTGTATTATGCGATGGCGGGTTATCGGACAAAATAGTTTTGAGTCGGTTGAGTATTTTCACCACCTCAGACACCTAAGAACCACTAAGGTTTCTAAGGTGGTGAAAAAATATTCCTATTTGTTTTTATTCCACCACGTGTGCTCCTTCACCTGTCACCACCATGTACATACCCAGTTTGTGTTGCATATTAGACAGGTATGCAGGTGCCAATTTTTTGTACAAAGCATCAATGGCATCTTTGTGCACCAGGTTGATGGTACAGCCGCCAAATCCACCGCCCATCATGCGTGCGCCCAATACTGCAGGTTCACCTTGAACGGCATCCACCAAAAAGTCCAATTCAATACAACTCACTTCATACAAATGGCGCAAACCTTCGTGGGTGGCGAACATTTTGAGCCCGAAGGCAGCTAAGTCGCCATTTTTTAAATCCTCACAGGCCGCCAGGGTGCGCTGAATTTCTTCGGTAACGTACAGGCAACGGTTATACACTTCTGCGGACAACCTGCTGCGATTGGCTTGAACCATGGCGATGGGTACGTCGCGCAGCGATTTTGTAGGTGCGCCATAATGTTTTTGGAAAAACCGTACCCCTTCTTCACATTGTGCCCGGCGGGCATTGTAAGCTGAATCGGCCAAGGAATGTTTAACGCCCGTATCAAACAGCACAATGCGGTAATCGCCCAATTGAATGGGGAAGTATTCAAAGCTCAAATCGCGACAATCCAGGCGAATTACATGATTGGCTTTGCCGTGTAGGCTGGCAAACATGTCCATGATGCCACATTTCACCCCGATGAATTCGTTTTCGGATTTTTGGGCCAAAAGCGCCATTTCCCAGCGGCTGAGCCCCAATTGGTGCAATTCATTCAGGGCGTAAACTACTGCCGATTCCAAAGCCGCAGAAGAGGACATCCCCGAGCCTATCGGCACATCTCCGGCAACTACACAATCAAATAACGGGATGGGTTTTCCAGATTTTTGCAATTGATCGACAATGCCTAAAATATAATTGGCCCAACGCTGGGGAAGTGGAACAATTTGCTGAAAATCAATGTCTACAGATTCATTGAAATCTAGTGAAACCCACTTTCCCTGACTACTGGTGCTAGGCGCAATGGCGATGTATACCGCTTTGTCTACTGCGGCAGGGAGAACAAAACCCTCGTTGTAATCGGTGTGTTCTCCAATGAGGTTAACCCGACCGGGGGCACACACCACCAGCGGTTGGGTAGAAAAATGATCCAGAAAAACCTTTTGGACGCTTGTGGCAAGTACTGAGTCGTTTGACGTCATGGTTGCTGTTTTTGAGCTTTTTGGCTTGAGTTGATGCGTCGCAAGATGCTCATTTTAGCTGAGGAATTAAATAAAAAAAGCCCAATCGAAGCAAATCGATTGGGCTTTTACGCTTGTATCAGGTCTTTTTATCAAGAAAATACCCGCAAGTTTGTGCCTGACAATTCGGTCTTATACTGTTTCAAGGAACTGCTTGCCGGGCCATTGAGCACACCTCCTGATTCCGAAAACGTAGAACCGTGATTGGGGCAGTAAAAGCGTTGGTTGTTGCCTTGGAACTGCAGCAGGGTACCTTGATGGGTGCAAGCTGCAGCTACTGCGATGTAGGCACCAGCGGTGGTTCTGGCCACAATGACTCCATCTTTTATCAAAAAGCCACCATTGTTGGTCAATGCGGCATTGCCTGCATCGCTGAGGTTGAGGGTGAAATCTACGCCGGAGCCACCAGTACTTCCACCAGGGGTAACGCCTGATTCTTTGGCGCAGCCGCCCAGACAAGAAAGGGCAACCGTGCCACCAACAGTAAGCCCAAGCAGGCTCATAAATTCTTTTCGATCCATAATCTCTTGTTGATAAGTTAAAAGTCCTTTTTAAGAGTACGAGCTGAGTTACATTTTGGATGTTGAAAAAATCCAGAAATAACCAAATCCGTACCATCAGGTTTCAACACCATTACTGCGAAATGGAAAGAAGGGTTGCCTGTAGCAAGATAACTTTTTGATAAATGGTCGAAAATTTAGGACAGCAGTATAGCCATTTGTGCCTGTAGTTCGGCTGCTGCCTCCCGGGCTTTTGTGGCAAAATCAAGACCGGATCCAGCGTAGATGATCCCTCTGGAAGCATTGACCAATAGACCAATATCTTCGTTAAGGCCGTAATGGCAGAGCGCTTCCAAATCACCTCCCTGGGCACCAACTCCGGGCACGAGTAAAAAATGATCAGGGGCGATTTTGCGGATGTCGGCAAATTTTTCGGGATGGGTAGCGCCGACGACGAACATCAAATTTTCGGGGGTGCCCCAGGTCATGGCCTGACGCATTACTTTTTCAAAAAGAGGGGTAGATTGGTCCTGTAAGCCAAATTGAAAATCAGTACTTCCGGCATTGGAAGTCAGGGCCAGCAGAATGACCCATTTGTTGGGAAAATCGAAAAAAGGTTGCACCGAGTCGGACCCCATGTAAGGAGCTACGGTAACGGAATCAAAGGAATACGTTTCGAAAAAGGTCTGGGCGTACAAGCGGGAGGTATTGCCAATGTCACCCCGTTTGGCGTCAGCTATGGTAAAATGTTCATTTCCAATGTAATCAACAGTTTTTTGCAAGGATACCCAACCTTGAGGCCCTCTGGCTTCATAAAAAGCGAGGTTGGGTTTATAGGCTACACACAGATCTCGTGTAGCATCGATGATGGCCTTATTGAATTCAAAAACTGGATCTTCGGCATCCATCAAGTGGGCTGGAATTTTGGCCCATTCTGTATCCAGCCCCACGCACAAAAAAGACTTTTTAAGGCGAATTTGGGCAATTAATTCTTGTCTATTCATCGCATAATACTTACAAAACCAGTCCGTTCACGGCTTCTACGCCAGTAATTTCGGGTACTTTTACCCGGATGGCTTGTTCAATGCCCGCCCGCATGGTCATAATCGACATGTTGCAGTTCTGGCAATTACCCAACCACTTGATTTTGACGACTTTTTCATCCGTGACGTCTACTACTTCAACGTTACCTCCATCCACTGCAAGGTGAGGACGGACTTCGTTGAGGGCTAGATCGATTCTGGATATCAGCTCGGATTTTGTTTCCATGGTTTTTTTGGTCAATCCCACGGATAAATTCGTGGGTAGTATCCTTTTGTGCCCCCTCGAATTTATTCGTGGGTTGGCGGTTAAATGCTATTGAGAACTTGAATACAATCTGATGAGCTGTCGCCAGCACACCCTAACACACACTCAAACGCACACCCATTCTTGTGGGTTGGCGGTTAAGTATTGCTACTGGGCCATTTTTACTACTTGTGTAGGGGCTATGGTTTCGTTGCGTATGGCCACCTGGCGGGCTACATTTTTGGCTACATTCAAAAAAGCCTCTCGCGAAATGGGGTCTTCCTCATCCAGGATGATTGGGCGGCCACCGTCACCAGCTTCCCGAATGCCTTGCACCAATGGGACTTGACCCAGCAGTACAGTATTGTTGACGAGGGCCAGTTTTTTACCTCCCCCTTGTCCAAAAATCAGGTATTTATGGTCGGGCAATTCTTTGGGTGTAAACCAGGACATATTTTCCACCACACCAAGGAGCGGTACGGCCACACCAGGCAGCTGGAACATATTGGAAGCCTTCACCGCATCAATAACCGCTACTTCTTGTGGGGTAGTCACGATAATTGCACCCGTGACCGGCACCGTTTGCACCAAGGTCAATTGTACATCTCCCGTTCCGGGAGGCAAATCAACCACCAGATAGTCGAGTTCAGGCCACAGGCAATCGTTGAAAAATTGCTTGATGATCCCGGCGAGGCGAGGCCCCCGCAATACCACCGCTTGTTCTGGCTCAATAATGAATCCAATGGACATCAGGGCAATGCCATAAGCATCGAGAGGAACCATTTTGGGCTGACCATACACATCGCGCACCTTGGGGCGTTGTCCCTGTAAACCGAACATTGTTGGAACCGAAGGGCCATAGATATCGGCATCCACCAAACCTACTCTGGCACCCAGCATTTGCAAACCCAGCGCGAGATTGGCGGCAATGGTAGATTTTCCAACACCACCTTTGCCAGATGCTACGGCGATCACATTTTTTACTTGTGGCAACGCACTGGTTTGTTGTTGAGGATCGGCGGTCCTCGACATCATGTGAACGTGTACCTTTGCCTGGGGGTAAACCTCGGCAATGGCACCTTGACAGGCGAAATTCAGCTCGGATTTGTGCTGGGCGTTGAGGGAAGCCAGTTCAAGCGTAAAGCTGATGGAATCACCTTCAATGTTTAGATCCCGTACCATATTGGCTGTAATCAGGTCTTGACCAGTTACAGGATCACTAACTTTGGCCAAAGCCCTGACAACACTTGATGTATCTATCGACATTTCTTGAAACACATTAACGGATGCAAAAGTAAAACAATTCACAGCAAAAAAGAGTTTTTCAAATACTCTTTCCCACTTCCGCTTTTAAACAAGCTCTTATTACCTTTGCAGCACCATGAGAGTTCACCGCGACCTTAACGATCTGCCGGATTTCAAAAATGCCGTTGTTACCATTGGTTCTTTCGACGGCGTACATCAAGGGCATCAAAGCATTATTGAACAAGTAAGGCAAATTGCCTTGCGCTACGGAGGTGAAAGTGTAGTCATCACTTTTCATCCTCATCCCCGTTCGATTGTTTTTCCCAAGGATACCTCCCTGCGCCTGATTACGACCACTGAAGAAAAAATCGAGCTTTTTGAACGCTACCATATCGACCATTTGGTGATTGTGCCGTTTACGGTAGAGTTTTCCCAAATGAGTGCCGACGAGTACATCGAGAAGTTTTTGGTGGAAAAATTTCACCCCAAATGTATCGTCATTGGATACGATCACCGCTTTGGACTAAGTCGACAAGGCGATATTCATTACCTCCGGTGGCATTGTGAGCGTTTTGGTTACGAAGTTGTCGAAATAGAACCCCGTCAGGTGGACGACATGACGGTAAGCTCCACCAAAATTCGCAGGGCACTGGAAAACTGTGAAGTAAAAGCCGCTGCCCAATT includes these proteins:
- the pyrF gene encoding orotidine-5'-phosphate decarboxylase, with product MNRQELIAQIRLKKSFLCVGLDTEWAKIPAHLMDAEDPVFEFNKAIIDATRDLCVAYKPNLAFYEARGPQGWVSLQKTVDYIGNEHFTIADAKRGDIGNTSRLYAQTFFETYSFDSVTVAPYMGSDSVQPFFDFPNKWVILLALTSNAGSTDFQFGLQDQSTPLFEKVMRQAMTWGTPENLMFVVGATHPEKFADIRKIAPDHFLLVPGVGAQGGDLEALCHYGLNEDIGLLVNASRGIIYAGSGLDFATKAREAAAELQAQMAILLS
- the galK gene encoding galactokinase, with amino-acid sequence MTSNDSVLATSVQKVFLDHFSTQPLVVCAPGRVNLIGEHTDYNEGFVLPAAVDKAVYIAIAPSTSSQGKWVSLDFNESVDIDFQQIVPLPQRWANYILGIVDQLQKSGKPIPLFDCVVAGDVPIGSGMSSSAALESAVVYALNELHQLGLSRWEMALLAQKSENEFIGVKCGIMDMFASLHGKANHVIRLDCRDLSFEYFPIQLGDYRIVLFDTGVKHSLADSAYNARRAQCEEGVRFFQKHYGAPTKSLRDVPIAMVQANRSRLSAEVYNRCLYVTEEIQRTLAACEDLKNGDLAAFGLKMFATHEGLRHLYEVSCIELDFLVDAVQGEPAVLGARMMGGGFGGCTINLVHKDAIDALYKKLAPAYLSNMQHKLGMYMVVTGEGAHVVE
- a CDS encoding NifU family protein — encoded protein: METKSELISRIDLALNEVRPHLAVDGGNVEVVDVTDEKVVKIKWLGNCQNCNMSIMTMRAGIEQAIRVKVPEITGVEAVNGLVL
- a CDS encoding Mrp/NBP35 family ATP-binding protein; this translates as MSIDTSSVVRALAKVSDPVTGQDLITANMVRDLNIEGDSISFTLELASLNAQHKSELNFACQGAIAEVYPQAKVHVHMMSRTADPQQQTSALPQVKNVIAVASGKGGVGKSTIAANLALGLQMLGARVGLVDADIYGPSVPTMFGLQGQRPKVRDVYGQPKMVPLDAYGIALMSIGFIIEPEQAVVLRGPRLAGIIKQFFNDCLWPELDYLVVDLPPGTGDVQLTLVQTVPVTGAIIVTTPQEVAVIDAVKASNMFQLPGVAVPLLGVVENMSWFTPKELPDHKYLIFGQGGGKKLALVNNTVLLGQVPLVQGIREAGDGGRPIILDEEDPISREAFLNVAKNVARQVAIRNETIAPTQVVKMAQ
- a CDS encoding ubiquinol-cytochrome c reductase iron-sulfur subunit encodes the protein MDRKEFMSLLGLTVGGTVALSCLGGCAKESGVTPGGSTGGSGVDFTLNLSDAGNAALTNNGGFLIKDGVIVARTTAGAYIAVAAACTHQGTLLQFQGNNQRFYCPNHGSTFSESGGVLNGPASSSLKQYKTELSGTNLRVFS